The following coding sequences are from one Gossypium hirsutum isolate 1008001.06 chromosome A12, Gossypium_hirsutum_v2.1, whole genome shotgun sequence window:
- the LOC107925611 gene encoding ribonuclease III domain-containing protein RNC1, chloroplastic isoform X3, which translates to MAERLLMKHLDAPGRWLQEKHRRVLMNKFCGRYLREKYMHRFIIYSEQVQDAYENNRRLRNPATTAVQQALHGLSYTVYGKPDVRRLMFEVFDFEQIQPKSV; encoded by the coding sequence ATGGCGGAGAGGTTGCTGATGAAGCATCTAGACGCCCCTGGAAGATGGCTACAAGAGAAGCATCGCCGTGTTCTTATGAACAAGTTCTGCGGGAGGTATTTGCGGGAAAAGTATATGCATCGTTTTATCATCTACTCAGAGCAAGTTCAAGATGCGTATGAGAACAATCGAAGACTCCGGAACCCTGCCACAACTGCTGTTCAGCAGGCCCTCCATGGCCTTTCATACACTGTATATGGTAAGCCAGATGTGAGACGCCTTATGTTCGAGGTTTTTGACTTTGAGCAAATTCAACCTAAATCTGTGTAA